The Branchiostoma floridae strain S238N-H82 unplaced genomic scaffold, Bfl_VNyyK Sc7u5tJ_477, whole genome shotgun sequence genome contains a region encoding:
- the LOC118408871 gene encoding pyruvate dehydrogenase [acetyl-transferring]-phosphatase 1, mitochondrial-like codes for MSAFAVPVRRKAVVSGLGRLGWQVMMRGRGGSTPAVLLHSRTVFSSAVLLQHQPGGFTHVHRSSLAKLTPQQATNVLRANDASFVMDFDSPVHRFDSNQLASNSPIEDRRAAGRCLYSGDMLFGVFDGHGGSACAQTVSERLLDYIAVSLMDYKQLCDYKSSMESSTGRADAVRRFNFANDYSSQEGSRRYTDALYKFAREVLAAYDEEAEAADCLRHAFERLDEDISSEAQTKLPNGQVNFEALQAAYAGATTVVAYVHGADLYIANVGDSGAVIGVHNEDGTWEPRPLSSDHNALNPSEILRIRSEHPRSESTFVVKGGRLLGYLQPLRAFGDVKFKWNKRLQKEVLNTAYNKNLIPVNYYTPPYLTAMPEITHHRLTSNDKFLILASDGLWEPMMKHTAVRLVAEHLMGNHKGRLHFDDGIKTLGDISNILKKRRASHSAEVMDQNVTTHLIRHALGGTDDGIDHSKLATMLTLPEEIVRLYRDDITITVIFFNTDHIASLE; via the exons ATGTCAGCATTCGCTGTACCCGTGCGCCGGAAGGCCGTTGTGAGCGGACTGGGGCGGCTCGGGTGGCAGGTGATGATGAGGGGGAGGGGCGGCAGTACACCAGCGGTCCTTCTCCATTCACGTACAGTGTTTTCATCGGCAGTACTGCTACAACATCAACCAGGAGGCTTTACTCACGTTCACCGGAGCAGCCTCGCCAAGCTGACGCCGCAACAGGCCACCAATGTTCTGAGAGCCAACGATGCTTCCTTCGTCATGGACTTCGACAGTCCTGTTCATCGCTTTGACAG CAATCAGCTGGCTTCCAACAGCCCCATAGAGGACAGGCGTGCAGCCGGCAGGTGTCTGTACTCTGGGGACAtgctttttggtgtgtttgATGGCCATGGCGGCAGCGCCTGTGCACAGACTGTGAGTGAGAGACTTCTAGACTACATAGCTGTCTCCCTCATGGACTACAAACAACTATGTGATTACAAGTCATCCATGGAGTCTTCAACAGGGAGAGCAGATGCTGTGAGGCGGTTTAACTTCGCCAATGACTATTCGTCACAGGAAGGGAGCAGGCGTTACACAGATGCACTGTACAAATTTGCACGGGAGGTCCTGGCAGCCTATGATGAAGAGGCAGAGGCAGCAGACTGTTTAAGACATGCATTTGAAAGGCTGGACGAGGACATTTCTTCTGAAGCACAAACAAAGTTGCCAAATGGGCAAGTCAACTTTGAAGCCTTACAGGCGGCATATGCAGGTGCAACTACAGTGGTTGCCTATGTACATGGAGCTGACTTGTACATAGCCAATGTTGGGGACAGCGGAGCTGTGATAGGGGTACATAATGAGGATGGCACCTGGGAACCAAGACCACTATCCTCTGACCACAATGCTCTCAACCCGTCAGAAATACTTAGGATAAGATCAGAGCATCCAAGAAGTGAGTCAACATTTGTGGTCAAAGGTGGCCGATTGTTGGGGTACCTACAGCCTCTAAGGGCATTTGGTGATGTTAAGTTTAAGTGGAATAAGAGGTTACAGAAGGAAGTGCTCAACACTGCTTACAATAAGAACCTAATACCTGTGAACTACTATACTCCCCCATATCTAACTGCCATGCCAGAGATCACACATCATAGGCTAACTAGCAATGACAAGTTTCTGATCCTGGCCAGTGATGGTCTCTGGGAACCCATGATGAAGCATACGGCTGTCAGGCTTGTAGCAGAGCATCTCATGGGAAACCATAAGGGTAGACTTCACTTTGATGACGGCATCAAAACGTTGGGGGACATCAGCAACATTCTGAAGAAGAGACGAGCTAGTCACTCTGCTGAAGTGATGGACCAGAATGTCACCACACATCTGATTCGCCATGCTCTGGGGGGAACTGACGACGGAATTGACCACAGCAAACTGGCCACCATGCTTACACTACCTGAGGAGATTGTACGTCTATATCGTGATGATATTACCATTACCGTCATCTTCTTCAACACCGACCACATTGCAAGCTTGGAATGA